A region from the Halomonas piscis genome encodes:
- the putP gene encoding sodium/proline symporter PutP, whose translation MAIGVWISLFTYFALMLGIGFYAMRASTSTSEGYILGGRSLSPPVAALSAGASDMSGWLLLGLPGAMFVSGFASAWIGIGLFVGAFANWILVAPRLREQTVHYGNAITIPQFLANRFPTRAIPLRTVSAIVIVVFFAVYTASGLVAGGKLFESAFTDVINIGGMSDYSAGIVITLGIVLAYSVVGGFLAVSMTDFVQGCIMMLAVVIMPLVVLYGEGGGGLSQASEVLNETDPTLLSWTDGLTFIGWLSAVTWGLGYFGQPHIIVRFMAIRRLKDVPTARNIGMSWMFISLFGAGSMAVLGRAYAVRNGMDVEDPETIFIILAELLFHPLITGFLYAALLAAIMSTISSQLLVASSSLTEDFYRLFLRKEATEKEAVNIGRLSVVIVGLVAATIASNPDSQVLGLVSNAWAGFGAAFGPLIILSLMWSRTNGAGAIAGMIVGAVTVMAWIALGWNASFMGGPGIYEIIPGFIASFIAILAVSRATADAGEYQHIAR comes from the coding sequence ATGGCTATTGGCGTCTGGATCAGCCTGTTTACGTATTTCGCGCTCATGCTGGGCATCGGCTTTTATGCCATGCGCGCCTCAACGTCCACCTCGGAAGGCTACATACTCGGCGGCCGTTCCCTGAGTCCGCCGGTGGCCGCGCTCTCCGCCGGCGCGTCAGACATGAGCGGCTGGCTGCTCCTGGGGCTGCCCGGGGCCATGTTCGTCTCGGGCTTTGCGTCGGCCTGGATCGGGATCGGGCTGTTCGTGGGGGCTTTTGCCAACTGGATTCTGGTCGCGCCGCGCCTTCGCGAACAGACGGTGCACTACGGCAACGCCATCACCATCCCCCAGTTTCTGGCCAACCGCTTTCCCACCCGGGCCATACCGCTGCGGACCGTGTCGGCCATCGTGATCGTGGTGTTTTTCGCGGTTTACACGGCCTCGGGCCTGGTGGCGGGCGGCAAGCTGTTCGAAAGCGCCTTTACCGACGTCATCAATATCGGCGGGATGAGCGACTACTCCGCCGGCATCGTCATTACGCTTGGCATCGTGCTGGCCTATTCCGTGGTCGGCGGCTTTCTGGCGGTGAGCATGACGGACTTCGTGCAGGGCTGCATCATGATGCTGGCGGTGGTCATCATGCCGCTGGTCGTGCTCTATGGCGAAGGCGGCGGCGGGCTCTCCCAGGCTTCGGAAGTCCTCAACGAAACCGATCCCACCCTGCTCTCGTGGACGGACGGGCTGACCTTCATCGGCTGGCTCTCGGCGGTCACCTGGGGGCTTGGCTATTTCGGCCAGCCGCACATCATTGTCCGCTTCATGGCCATCCGCCGTCTGAAAGACGTGCCCACGGCGCGCAATATCGGCATGAGCTGGATGTTCATCTCGCTGTTCGGGGCGGGCTCCATGGCCGTGCTCGGCCGTGCCTATGCCGTCCGCAACGGCATGGACGTCGAGGATCCGGAAACCATCTTTATCATCCTCGCTGAGCTGCTGTTTCATCCGCTGATCACCGGCTTTCTCTATGCGGCGCTGCTTGCCGCCATCATGAGCACCATTTCCAGCCAGCTGCTGGTGGCCTCCTCCTCGCTGACCGAAGATTTCTACCGCCTCTTTCTGCGCAAGGAAGCCACGGAAAAGGAAGCCGTCAACATCGGCCGGCTAAGCGTGGTCATCGTGGGGCTGGTCGCCGCCACCATTGCGTCGAACCCGGACTCCCAGGTGCTCGGGCTGGTGAGTAACGCCTGGGCGGGCTTTGGTGCCGCCTTCGGGCCGCTCATCATCCTGTCGCTGATGTGGTCGCGGACCAACGGCGCCGGCGCCATCGCCGGCATGATCGTGGGTGCCGTGACCGTCATGGCGTGGATTGCGCTGGGCTGGAACGCAAGCTTCATGGGCGGCCCCGGCATTTATGAAATCATCCCCGGCTTTATCGCCTCCTTCATCGCCATTCTGGCGGTGAGCCGCGCAACCGCCGATGCCGGCGAGTACCAGCATATCGCGCGCTAA